One genomic region from Candidatus Poribacteria bacterium encodes:
- the erpA gene encoding iron-sulfur cluster insertion protein ErpA — translation MITVTDAAASKVLELLESEGYEGYGLRVQVVGGGCSGMQYRLGFDEQRDGDKIVEHNGLKVFTDLKSALYLAGSSIDYVEGLMGAGFKINNPNARSTCGCGESFQV, via the coding sequence ATGATCACGGTAACCGATGCGGCTGCCAGCAAGGTTCTGGAACTCCTCGAGAGCGAGGGGTACGAGGGGTACGGCTTGCGGGTCCAGGTCGTCGGTGGCGGATGCTCGGGCATGCAGTACCGGCTCGGCTTCGACGAGCAGCGCGACGGCGACAAGATCGTCGAACACAACGGGCTCAAGGTCTTTACCGACCTGAAGAGCGCCCTCTACCTCGCCGGATCGAGCATCGACTACGTCGAGGGCTTGATGGGCGCTGGATTCAAGATCAACAACCCGAACGCCCGATCCACCTGCGGCTGCGGCGAGTCCTTCCAGGTCTAG
- a CDS encoding ferredoxin, with translation MAKRGFVGDTVRVRILRKKCIAASLCVEAAPHVFDLDDERIAVLLSPPTRLAGESDGSDLGLFEDEDAIWQAAEDCPVDAILIEDPDTGEQLYP, from the coding sequence ATCGCGAAGAGGGGATTCGTGGGCGACACGGTACGCGTCCGCATACTCCGCAAGAAGTGCATCGCCGCCAGCCTGTGCGTCGAGGCCGCCCCACACGTGTTCGATCTCGACGACGAGCGGATCGCGGTTCTGCTGTCCCCGCCGACGCGGCTCGCTGGCGAGTCGGACGGATCCGATCTTGGGCTGTTCGAAGACGAGGACGCCATCTGGCAGGCGGCAGAGGATTGCCCGGTCGATGCCATCCTGATCGAAGACCCGGACACGGGCGAGCAGCTCTACCCCTAG
- a CDS encoding DUF302 domain-containing protein, giving the protein MSYYFAKKVQTSYDDTIPRVTEALQKEGFGVLTQIDVKATLKKKLDADFRPYIILGACNPPFAHKALLSEDKIGLMLPCNVVVQEIDDGVEVSAIDPVASMMAIDNKELGEVATVVREKLRKVVESL; this is encoded by the coding sequence ATGTCCTACTACTTCGCCAAGAAGGTCCAGACTTCATACGACGACACGATCCCGCGGGTCACGGAGGCGCTCCAGAAAGAGGGCTTCGGCGTTCTGACCCAGATCGACGTCAAGGCGACGCTCAAGAAGAAGCTGGACGCTGACTTTCGCCCTTACATCATCCTCGGCGCGTGTAATCCGCCCTTCGCCCACAAGGCGCTGCTGTCCGAAGACAAGATCGGCTTGATGCTCCCCTGCAACGTGGTCGTTCAGGAAATCGACGATGGCGTCGAGGTTTCCGCCATCGACCCCGTCGCCTCGATGATGGCGATCGACAACAAGGAGCTCGGCGAGGTGGCGACGGTCGTCCGCGAGAAGCTCCGCAAGGTCGTGGAGAGCCTCTAG
- a CDS encoding iron-sulfur cluster assembly scaffold protein, whose amino-acid sequence MAYNPKVIEYYENPRNMGTIANADGVGLVGAPACGDVMKLTIRIGKDQDGNEVIEDAKFKTFGCGAAIATSSMATEMIKGRRIEEAMKLTNRDVANALGGLPPVKMHCSVLAEEALKAAIVDYRKRTESNG is encoded by the coding sequence ATGGCGTACAATCCGAAGGTGATCGAGTATTACGAGAACCCCCGGAACATGGGGACGATTGCGAACGCGGACGGCGTTGGTCTGGTCGGCGCGCCGGCATGCGGCGACGTGATGAAGCTCACGATCCGCATCGGCAAGGACCAGGACGGCAACGAAGTGATCGAAGACGCCAAGTTCAAGACCTTCGGATGTGGAGCCGCGATCGCCACGTCGTCGATGGCGACCGAGATGATCAAGGGGCGTCGGATCGAAGAGGCGATGAAGCTGACGAACCGCGACGTCGCCAATGCCCTCGGTGGCTTGCCACCGGTCAAGATGCACTGCAGCGTGCTGGCGGAAGAGGCGCTGAAGGCGGCGATCGTCGACTACCGCAAGCGCACCGAGTCGAACGGCTAA